A stretch of the Acidimicrobiales bacterium genome encodes the following:
- a CDS encoding VWA domain-containing protein → MLEVLLGFVEELRALGVPVSLTEAIDAAASLRHVRLARRAELRGALAATLVKSAEHLAAFERAFDAYFSPAPDAGRRLACAAPGGGAEDLAPAVRRALASGEAAELAALARLAVALAGLEPGRPVGPSYYVDRALRVLDLDGALAFLRAAGRLDDALARLEADLGSLGARLRVEELRRRAATLRRLVEDEVRRALVAERGGAALARELRRPLLADVDFAHASAQELAAMRRAVAPLARALAARLARRRRHARLGPLDYRATIRRSLSTGGVPVDVRHRPPRVARPEIVVLADVSGSVAAFARFTLQLLYALASQFSGVRTFVFVDGLDEVTRVFRRAGSIGEALATLALEADACGPEGHSDYGRALAVFHERYARGALSGRTTVIVAGDARSNYHPPRDDLLADIRRRARRVVWLNPEPRAYWGSGDSVIARYAQHCDALFECRNLRQLQAAVAALT, encoded by the coding sequence GTGCTCGAGGTCCTCCTCGGCTTCGTCGAGGAGCTGCGTGCCCTCGGCGTGCCGGTGTCGCTGACCGAGGCGATCGACGCGGCGGCGAGCCTGCGCCACGTCCGGCTCGCGCGTCGCGCCGAGCTGCGCGGCGCGCTCGCAGCCACCCTCGTCAAGTCGGCCGAGCACCTGGCCGCCTTCGAGCGCGCCTTCGACGCCTACTTCTCTCCCGCGCCCGACGCCGGTCGACGCCTGGCGTGCGCCGCGCCCGGCGGGGGGGCGGAGGACCTCGCGCCGGCGGTCCGACGCGCCCTCGCGAGCGGGGAGGCGGCCGAGCTCGCCGCCCTGGCGCGCCTCGCCGTGGCGCTCGCGGGCCTCGAGCCGGGACGGCCCGTCGGTCCCTCCTACTACGTCGACCGGGCGCTTCGCGTCCTCGACCTCGACGGGGCGCTCGCCTTCCTGCGAGCGGCCGGGAGGCTCGACGACGCCCTCGCCCGCCTCGAGGCGGACCTCGGGTCGCTCGGGGCGCGCCTGCGGGTCGAGGAGCTCCGGCGCCGCGCCGCGACGCTGCGCCGCCTCGTCGAGGACGAGGTCCGGCGCGCGCTCGTCGCCGAGCGCGGCGGCGCCGCGCTCGCCCGGGAGCTGCGCCGTCCCCTGCTCGCGGACGTCGACTTCGCGCACGCGAGCGCGCAGGAGCTCGCTGCCATGCGCCGGGCGGTCGCGCCCCTGGCGCGGGCGCTCGCGGCCCGCCTGGCGCGGCGCCGACGCCACGCTCGCCTCGGGCCACTCGACTACCGGGCCACGATCCGCCGCTCGCTCTCCACCGGCGGCGTGCCCGTCGACGTGCGCCACCGGCCGCCGCGCGTCGCGCGGCCCGAGATCGTCGTCCTGGCCGACGTGTCCGGGTCGGTCGCCGCCTTTGCCCGCTTCACGCTCCAGCTCCTCTACGCCCTCGCGTCGCAGTTCTCGGGCGTGCGCACCTTCGTCTTCGTCGACGGGCTCGACGAGGTGACGCGCGTCTTCCGGCGGGCCGGCTCGATCGGCGAGGCCCTCGCCACGCTCGCGCTCGAGGCGGACGCGTGCGGTCCCGAGGGCCACTCCGACTACGGGCGCGCGCTCGCCGTCTTCCACGAGCGCTACGCGCGCGGCGCGCTGAGCGGGCGGACGACGGTCATCGTCGCGGGCGACGCCCGCAGCAACTACCACCCGCCCCGCGACGACCTGCTCGCCGACATCCGGCGGCGGGCGCGCCGGGTCGTCTGGCTCAACCCCGAGCCCCGCGCCTACTGGGGCAGCGGCGACTCGGTCATCGCGCGCTACGCCCAGCACTGCGACGCGCTCTTCGAGTGCCGCAACCTGCGCCAGCTGCAGGCCGCCGTCGCCGCGCTCACGTAG
- the nadD gene encoding nicotinate-nucleotide adenylyltransferase: MARATHSERRREPRAHPGIARLGIFGGTFDPIHVGHLVAAVNARHDLRLDRVLLVVANEPWQKVGGRAVTPALDRLALVEAAIAGVEGLEASSIEIERGGPSYTADTAAELARRYPGAELFLLVGADVAAGLGTWERLDEVRRLVTLAVVNRPGARLERAAGELAGFRVTTVEIPGLELSSTELRERAATGRPLEFLVPEQAIRLIRERRLYAGAE; this comes from the coding sequence GTGGCGCGAGCGACGCATTCCGAGAGACGCCGCGAGCCGAGGGCGCACCCGGGCATCGCCCGCCTCGGCATCTTCGGGGGCACCTTCGACCCCATCCACGTCGGCCACCTCGTGGCCGCGGTGAACGCTCGCCACGACCTGCGCCTCGACCGCGTCCTGCTCGTCGTCGCGAACGAGCCGTGGCAGAAGGTGGGTGGGCGCGCCGTCACGCCGGCGCTGGACCGCCTCGCGCTCGTCGAGGCTGCCATCGCGGGCGTGGAGGGCCTCGAGGCGAGCTCGATCGAGATCGAGCGGGGCGGGCCCTCCTACACCGCCGACACGGCCGCCGAGCTGGCCCGTCGTTACCCCGGGGCCGAGCTGTTCCTCCTCGTCGGCGCCGACGTGGCCGCCGGGCTCGGTACCTGGGAGCGGCTCGACGAGGTGCGCCGTCTCGTCACCCTCGCCGTCGTCAACCGGCCTGGCGCGCGCCTGGAGCGCGCCGCCGGCGAGCTCGCCGGGTTCCGCGTCACGACGGTCGAGATCCCGGGCCTCGAGCTGTCGAGCACCGAGCTGCGCGAGCGGGCGGCCACGGGGCGCCCGCTCGAGTTCCTCGTGCCCGAGCAGGCCATCCGCCTCATCCGAGAGCGGCGGCTGTACGCTGGGGCGGAATGA
- the rpmA gene encoding 50S ribosomal protein L27 gives MSKTKGGGSTRNGRDSAAQRLGVKASDGTFVRAGSILVRQRGTRFHPGTNVGRGGDDTLFATADGTVRFGARRGRRLVDVLPGDA, from the coding sequence GTGTCGAAGACGAAAGGTGGCGGCTCGACCAGGAACGGTCGGGACTCGGCCGCGCAGCGCCTCGGCGTCAAGGCCTCCGACGGCACGTTCGTGCGCGCCGGCTCGATCCTCGTCCGTCAGCGCGGGACGCGCTTCCATCCGGGGACCAACGTCGGGCGCGGCGGCGACGACACGCTCTTCGCGACGGCCGACGGCACCGTGCGCTTCGGCGCGCGCCGCGGGCGGCGCCTCGTCGACGTCCTGCCCGGCGACGCCTGA
- the rsfS gene encoding ribosome silencing factor, whose translation MSFEHVLAAARAAAAKSHDETVILDVGPLIGITDYFVVASGRNDRQVRAIVDEVSRRVRQAGGAERRTEGLREARWVLLDYGDFVVHVFDRHEREYYGLERLWSDARRVPFDGVVAEPAGAAST comes from the coding sequence TTGAGCTTCGAGCACGTCCTCGCCGCGGCGCGCGCCGCCGCGGCGAAGTCGCACGACGAGACCGTGATCCTCGACGTCGGGCCGCTCATCGGCATCACCGACTACTTCGTCGTCGCGAGCGGCCGCAACGACCGCCAGGTGCGTGCCATCGTCGACGAGGTCTCACGGCGTGTCCGCCAGGCGGGCGGCGCCGAGCGCCGGACCGAGGGGCTGCGCGAGGCGCGCTGGGTCCTCCTCGACTACGGGGACTTCGTCGTGCACGTCTTCGACCGGCACGAGCGCGAGTACTACGGCCTCGAGCGCCTGTGGTCCGACGCGAGGCGGGTGCCCTTCGACGGCGTGGTCGCCGAGCCGGCCGGCGCGGCGAGCACGTAG
- the obgE gene encoding GTPase ObgE has translation MGRAPFVDEAQVHVRGGDGGAGAVSFRREAHVARGGPDGGDGGRGGDVYLEASSALSSLLAFRDHPHRRAASGAHGSGGRRHGRSGEDLVVYVPVGTVVRTLDGEVLADLAVPGDRLLAAAGGRGGRGNARFLSSRRRAPAFAEQGEPGEERWLDLELKLVADVALVGFPNAGKSTLVSRLSAARPKVAAYPFTTLEPHLGVVRVGGDEAPVEFVVADVPGLIEGASAGRGLGHRFLRHVERARVLLVLADLAPSAERPPAEQVAVLLEELARYRPALAERPRLVVGSRADLAAGPDRVPPAAYGAACAVSARTGDGLRELCARLAGLVEAARAAEPAPKAAPVVHRPVPEGVAVERVAGGFVVHGRAAERAVALSDLTDAEAVALVQRRLRRLGVDRALARAGAREGDEVRIGAFSFTYSEDA, from the coding sequence ATGGGTCGCGCGCCGTTCGTCGACGAGGCCCAGGTGCACGTGCGCGGCGGGGACGGCGGAGCCGGCGCCGTCTCGTTCCGGCGCGAGGCGCACGTCGCGCGCGGCGGACCCGACGGGGGCGACGGCGGGCGCGGCGGCGACGTGTACCTCGAGGCGTCGAGCGCGCTCTCGTCGCTGCTCGCGTTCCGCGACCACCCGCACCGGCGCGCCGCCAGCGGCGCGCACGGCTCCGGCGGGCGCCGCCACGGCCGGTCCGGCGAGGACCTCGTCGTCTACGTCCCGGTCGGGACGGTCGTGCGCACCCTCGACGGCGAGGTGCTCGCCGACCTCGCCGTGCCGGGTGACCGCCTGCTCGCCGCGGCGGGGGGGCGCGGCGGGCGGGGGAACGCCCGCTTCCTCTCCAGCCGGCGGCGCGCGCCGGCGTTCGCCGAGCAGGGCGAGCCGGGCGAGGAGCGCTGGCTCGACCTCGAGCTGAAGCTCGTCGCCGACGTCGCGCTCGTCGGCTTCCCGAACGCCGGGAAGTCGACGCTCGTGTCACGTCTGTCGGCGGCCCGCCCGAAGGTCGCCGCCTACCCGTTCACCACCCTCGAGCCGCACCTCGGGGTGGTGCGCGTGGGCGGCGACGAGGCGCCGGTGGAGTTCGTCGTCGCGGACGTCCCGGGACTCATCGAGGGGGCGAGCGCCGGGCGGGGCCTCGGCCACCGCTTCCTGCGCCACGTCGAGCGGGCGCGCGTCCTGCTCGTGCTGGCGGACCTCGCTCCGAGCGCCGAGCGGCCCCCTGCCGAGCAGGTCGCGGTCCTGCTCGAGGAGCTGGCGCGCTACCGGCCCGCCCTCGCCGAGCGCCCGCGCCTCGTCGTCGGCTCGCGCGCCGACCTCGCCGCGGGACCCGACCGCGTCCCGCCCGCCGCCTACGGCGCAGCGTGCGCCGTGTCCGCCCGCACCGGCGACGGTCTGCGGGAGCTCTGCGCGCGCCTCGCCGGCCTCGTCGAGGCGGCGCGTGCCGCCGAGCCGGCGCCGAAGGCCGCTCCCGTCGTGCACCGTCCGGTGCCCGAGGGCGTCGCGGTCGAGCGGGTGGCCGGGGGCTTCGTCGTGCACGGGCGCGCCGCCGAGCGGGCCGTCGCCCTGTCCGACCTGACCGACGCCGAGGCCGTCGCCCTCGTCCAGCGCCGCCTCCGTCGCCTCGGCGTCGACCGCGCGCTGGCGCGGGCGGGCGCGCGCGAGGGCGACGAGGTGCGCATCGGGGCCTTCAGCTTCACCTACTCCGAGGACGCGTGA
- a CDS encoding MoxR family ATPase: MTGGAERLAPAPGFRSVEAATEALARVGYLAEPSTAMVVYLAGRLGKPVLVEGPAGTGKTELAKAAASALGVRLVRLQCYEGLDEAKVLYEWNYRKQLLRIQVATQAGGTGPSDWSELEEDIFAEEFLLARPVLEAIRSSEPVVLLVDEVDRVEVETEALLLEALSELQVSIPELGTVRARQVPLVFLTSNDTRELSEALKRRCLYLHLDYPSVARERAIVLAKVPGIAEHLADEVARLVASLRALDLRKHPSISETLDWARALVLLGADHADAPTTRATLNLLLKYESDIEAAEKELASTGW; encoded by the coding sequence GTGACGGGCGGCGCCGAGCGGCTCGCGCCGGCGCCCGGCTTTCGCTCGGTCGAGGCGGCCACCGAGGCCCTCGCTCGCGTCGGCTACCTCGCCGAGCCGTCGACGGCGATGGTCGTCTACCTCGCCGGCCGCCTCGGCAAGCCCGTGCTCGTCGAGGGACCGGCTGGGACCGGCAAGACCGAGCTCGCCAAGGCGGCCGCCAGCGCCCTCGGCGTGCGCCTCGTGCGGCTGCAGTGCTACGAGGGCCTCGACGAGGCGAAGGTCCTCTACGAGTGGAACTACCGCAAGCAGCTGCTGCGGATCCAGGTGGCCACGCAGGCCGGGGGCACCGGGCCCTCGGACTGGAGCGAGCTCGAGGAGGACATCTTCGCCGAGGAGTTCCTCCTGGCGCGCCCGGTGCTCGAGGCGATCCGCTCGAGCGAGCCGGTGGTCCTCCTCGTCGACGAGGTCGACCGGGTCGAGGTCGAGACGGAGGCGCTCCTGCTCGAGGCGCTGTCCGAGCTGCAGGTCTCGATCCCCGAGCTCGGGACCGTGCGCGCCCGGCAGGTCCCCCTCGTCTTCCTCACCTCGAACGACACGCGCGAGCTGTCGGAGGCCTTGAAGCGCCGCTGCCTGTACCTGCACCTCGACTACCCGTCGGTCGCCCGCGAGCGGGCGATCGTGCTCGCCAAGGTGCCCGGCATCGCCGAGCACCTCGCCGACGAGGTGGCCCGCCTCGTGGCGTCCCTGCGCGCCCTCGATCTGCGCAAGCACCCGTCCATCTCCGAGACGCTCGACTGGGCGCGCGCCCTCGTCCTGCTCGGGGCCGACCACGCCGACGCGCCGACGACGCGGGCGACGCTCAACCTGCTCCTCAAGTACGAGTCCGACATCGAGGCGGCAGAGAAGGAGCTCGCCTCCACGGGCTGGTAG
- a CDS encoding histidine phosphatase family protein — protein MGAFAGAGEVAAGTRLAIVRHGEAHCNVEEVVGGHRGCRGLTERGVRQAEALARRLRRTGEFATASALYTSVLPRAVMTAEILSDALGLGTPVRTCSLCERHPGEADGLTWAQFEARYRRRSLPGDDPELPLSPGGESWAGFLDRAADALRRIAAAHPGELVVVAAHGGVIDASLIRFLSLPDHGAAVRLHPEHTSITEWHHTGGRWRLVRYADAAHLLEGEGLRASTPEWVQLEAAPAAPAQQV, from the coding sequence GTGGGAGCGTTCGCCGGAGCTGGCGAGGTGGCGGCCGGCACGCGCCTCGCGATCGTGCGCCACGGCGAGGCGCACTGCAACGTGGAGGAGGTCGTCGGCGGCCACCGGGGCTGCCGCGGGCTGACCGAACGCGGCGTGCGCCAGGCCGAGGCGCTCGCCCGGCGGCTGCGGCGCACGGGCGAGTTCGCGACGGCGAGCGCGCTCTACACGAGCGTGCTGCCGCGTGCGGTCATGACCGCCGAGATCCTGTCGGACGCCCTCGGCCTCGGCACGCCGGTGCGCACCTGCTCGCTGTGCGAGCGCCATCCCGGCGAGGCCGACGGCCTCACCTGGGCGCAGTTCGAGGCCCGCTACCGGCGGCGGTCGCTGCCGGGCGACGACCCGGAGCTCCCGCTGTCGCCCGGGGGCGAGAGCTGGGCCGGCTTCCTCGACCGCGCCGCCGATGCCCTGCGGCGGATCGCTGCGGCCCACCCCGGCGAGCTCGTCGTCGTCGCCGCGCACGGCGGCGTGATCGACGCCTCGCTCATCCGTTTCCTCTCGCTCCCCGACCACGGCGCCGCGGTGCGCCTGCACCCCGAGCACACCTCGATCACCGAGTGGCACCACACCGGGGGGCGGTGGCGCCTCGTGCGCTACGCCGACGCGGCCCACCTGCTCGAGGGGGAGGGTCTGCGTGCCTCGACGCCGGAGTGGGTGCAGCTCGAGGCGGCGCCGGCCGCCCCGGCTCAGCAGGTGTAG
- a CDS encoding 3-deoxy-7-phosphoheptulonate synthase class II, translated as MATTHPESHGRARPDGRPAAAWTPQAWRERPAVQLPEWPDADALEAARRELAALPPLVFAGEARRLKRALGAVVNGRAFLLQAGDCAESFNDLSADSIRDKLKVILQMAVVLTYGAGVPVVKLGRIAGQFAKPRSSPVERVGNVEMPAFRGHIVNDDAPIPAARVPDPWRMVTAYHHAASTLNLLRAFTKGGFADLSQVHAWNQEFVATSAEGRRYEAIAEEIDRALAFMAACGVDLSHEAPIQQVDLYTSHEALLLDYEEALTRVDSLTGDYYDCSAHMLWIGERTRQLDGAHVTFLAGVRNPVGVKLGPAATPEEVLALCEALNPEREPGRLTLITRLGVDKVTTLLPPLVRAVADAGHPVVWACDPMHGNTFTSEGGRKTRHFDDVLGEIRGFFSVHRAEGTWPGGVHVELTGDDVTECLGGVEDILEEHLPLRYTTTCDPRLNARQSIDLAFRVAELLRS; from the coding sequence ATGGCGACGACGCACCCCGAGTCCCACGGGCGCGCCCGACCCGACGGCCGTCCGGCGGCGGCCTGGACGCCGCAGGCCTGGCGCGAGCGCCCGGCCGTGCAGCTGCCCGAGTGGCCCGACGCCGACGCCCTCGAGGCGGCGCGGCGCGAGCTCGCCGCGCTCCCGCCGCTCGTGTTCGCCGGCGAGGCGCGGCGCCTCAAGCGGGCGCTCGGCGCGGTCGTGAACGGCCGCGCCTTCCTCCTGCAGGCCGGGGACTGCGCCGAGTCGTTCAACGACCTGAGCGCCGACTCGATCCGCGACAAGCTGAAGGTCATCTTGCAGATGGCCGTCGTCCTCACCTACGGGGCCGGCGTGCCGGTCGTCAAGCTCGGCCGCATCGCCGGTCAGTTCGCGAAGCCGCGCTCGTCACCGGTGGAGCGGGTCGGCAACGTCGAGATGCCGGCGTTCCGCGGCCACATCGTGAACGACGACGCGCCCATCCCCGCGGCGCGCGTCCCCGACCCCTGGCGCATGGTCACCGCCTACCACCACGCCGCGTCGACGCTCAACCTCCTGCGCGCCTTCACGAAGGGCGGCTTCGCCGATCTCTCGCAGGTGCACGCCTGGAACCAGGAGTTCGTCGCGACGAGCGCCGAGGGCCGCCGCTACGAGGCGATCGCCGAGGAGATCGACCGGGCGCTCGCCTTCATGGCCGCGTGCGGGGTCGACCTCTCGCACGAGGCCCCGATCCAGCAGGTGGACCTCTACACGAGCCACGAGGCGCTCCTCCTCGACTACGAGGAGGCGCTGACGCGCGTCGACTCGCTCACCGGCGACTACTACGACTGCTCGGCGCACATGCTCTGGATCGGCGAGCGCACCCGTCAGCTCGACGGCGCGCACGTCACCTTCCTCGCCGGCGTGCGGAATCCCGTCGGCGTCAAGCTCGGGCCCGCGGCCACCCCCGAGGAGGTGCTCGCCCTCTGCGAGGCGCTGAACCCCGAGCGCGAGCCGGGCCGGCTGACGCTCATCACGCGCCTCGGCGTCGACAAGGTGACCACGCTCCTGCCGCCGCTCGTGCGCGCCGTGGCGGACGCCGGGCACCCGGTCGTGTGGGCCTGCGACCCGATGCACGGCAACACCTTCACCTCCGAGGGAGGTCGCAAGACGCGCCACTTCGACGACGTGCTCGGCGAGATCCGCGGCTTCTTCTCGGTCCATCGCGCCGAGGGGACCTGGCCGGGTGGGGTGCACGTCGAGCTCACCGGCGACGACGTCACCGAGTGCCTCGGGGGCGTGGAGGACATCCTCGAGGAGCACCTCCCGCTGCGCTACACGACCACCTGCGATCCCCGCCTCAACGCCCGCCAGTCGATCGACCTGGCGTTCCGAGTCGCCGAGCTGCTCCGGAGCTGA
- the proB gene encoding glutamate 5-kinase, translated as MIVVAKIGTSSVTSASGAVDAEAVGRLCAQVAAARAAGHEVVVVTSGAVSAGVATLQPPGGRPQDALTLQALSAVGQHRLMRVYDDALAAHGLACGQVLLAPHDFGERSQYLKARATIRRLLELGVVPVVNENDVVADDEIRFGDNDRLAALLANLVAAELLVLLTDTAGLFDADPRLVADASLVEEVTAFDEELLAAAGGPGSPGARGGMASKLAAARIASWSGVRTVIAAAGRARVLEDAIASAPGVGTVVLPARRRLPARKLWIAFARPPAGRVVVDAGARRALVEREASLLPAGATAVEGRFDAEDAVEIVGPDGEVFAKGIARLPAERAAEWLGRRTAELADELAGELVHRDDLVVLVDQDGAAPPGRHLGVG; from the coding sequence ATGATCGTCGTCGCCAAGATCGGGACGTCGTCGGTCACGTCTGCCAGCGGCGCCGTCGACGCCGAGGCGGTGGGCAGGCTCTGCGCGCAGGTGGCCGCGGCGCGCGCCGCGGGCCACGAGGTCGTGGTCGTCACCTCCGGCGCCGTGAGCGCCGGCGTCGCCACCCTGCAGCCGCCGGGCGGCCGGCCGCAGGACGCGCTCACGCTGCAGGCCCTCTCGGCGGTCGGCCAGCACCGGCTGATGCGCGTCTACGACGACGCGCTCGCGGCGCACGGCCTGGCCTGCGGGCAGGTGCTGCTCGCCCCCCACGACTTCGGGGAGCGCAGCCAGTACCTGAAGGCGAGGGCCACGATCCGGCGCCTCCTCGAGCTCGGCGTCGTGCCGGTCGTCAACGAGAACGACGTCGTCGCGGACGACGAGATCCGCTTCGGCGACAACGACCGGCTCGCGGCCCTCCTCGCCAACCTCGTCGCTGCCGAGCTCCTCGTCCTGCTCACCGACACCGCCGGCCTCTTCGACGCCGACCCGCGCCTCGTCGCCGACGCCTCGCTCGTCGAGGAGGTGACCGCCTTCGACGAGGAGCTCCTCGCTGCGGCGGGCGGGCCGGGGAGCCCGGGGGCCCGCGGCGGGATGGCCTCGAAGCTCGCCGCGGCGCGCATCGCCTCGTGGTCGGGCGTGCGCACCGTCATCGCCGCGGCGGGTCGCGCGCGCGTCCTCGAGGACGCCATCGCGTCGGCGCCCGGCGTCGGGACGGTCGTCCTGCCCGCGAGGCGGCGGCTGCCGGCGCGCAAGCTCTGGATCGCCTTCGCCCGGCCGCCCGCCGGGCGCGTCGTCGTCGACGCAGGCGCGCGCCGCGCCCTCGTCGAGCGCGAGGCCTCGCTCCTGCCGGCGGGCGCTACCGCCGTGGAGGGCCGCTTCGACGCCGAGGACGCGGTGGAGATCGTCGGTCCCGACGGCGAGGTGTTCGCCAAGGGGATCGCACGCCTGCCCGCCGAGCGCGCCGCGGAGTGGCTCGGGCGCCGCACCGCCGAGCTCGCCGACGAGCTGGCGGGCGAGCTCGTGCACCGCGACGACCTCGTCGTCCTCGTCGACCAGGACGGCGCCGCCCCGCCGGGCCGCCACCTCGGCGTCGGCTAG
- the rplU gene encoding 50S ribosomal protein L21, producing the protein MYAVIATGGKQERVEVGATVAVERLEAGIGDEVRLRPVLVVDGETVVARPAALEQVVVTGRVVGEVAGPKVRGFVYKPKARARRRFGHRQRYHRVEITGIEGGGLSPSRAPQT; encoded by the coding sequence ATGTACGCGGTGATCGCCACGGGCGGCAAGCAGGAGCGCGTCGAGGTAGGCGCCACGGTCGCGGTGGAGCGCCTCGAGGCCGGCATCGGTGACGAGGTGCGGCTGCGGCCGGTGCTCGTCGTCGACGGCGAGACCGTCGTCGCCCGGCCGGCCGCGCTCGAGCAGGTCGTCGTGACCGGTCGAGTCGTCGGCGAGGTGGCCGGTCCGAAGGTGCGCGGCTTCGTCTACAAGCCGAAGGCGCGCGCGCGGCGCCGCTTCGGCCACCGCCAGCGCTACCACCGAGTCGAGATCACCGGGATCGAGGGCGGCGGCCTCTCGCCGTCTCGAGCCCCGCAGACCTAG
- a CDS encoding glutamate-5-semialdehyde dehydrogenase, with protein MATTPLLKLGERAKAAARVLATASSAAKDEALGLAAEALEARGTEILAANARDVARATAEGAGPTVVDRLRLTEDRLASMAAGLRALVRLADPVGEVVDGWVRPNGLRVRRVRVPLGVVGVVYENRPNVTSDAAGLCLKAGNAAFLRGSAGALESNQAITAALRAGIEKAGLPPDAVVLVEDVRHETVEEFVRLRGVIDCLVPRGGPSLVGLVTERATVPYVIDGDGNCHVYVDASADLAMAERIVVNAKLQRPSVCNAMETLLVHRAVAPQFLPRVARSLRGVELVGNQAARAVLPAIGAASEEDFATEFLGLKLAVGVVDDLDEAIAHIARYSSGHSEAIVTSDYGAAARFVAEVDAAAVLVNASTRFVDGGELGLGAEIGISTQKLHARGPMGLRELTSVKYVIEGDGQVRA; from the coding sequence ATGGCCACGACTCCGCTGCTGAAGCTCGGCGAGCGGGCGAAGGCCGCGGCGCGCGTCCTCGCCACGGCCTCGAGCGCCGCCAAGGACGAGGCGCTCGGGCTCGCCGCAGAGGCGCTCGAGGCTCGAGGCACCGAGATCCTCGCGGCGAACGCCCGCGACGTCGCCAGGGCGACCGCCGAGGGCGCCGGCCCGACCGTCGTCGATCGCCTGCGACTCACCGAGGACCGCCTGGCCTCGATGGCAGCGGGGCTGCGGGCCCTCGTGCGCCTCGCCGACCCGGTCGGCGAGGTCGTCGACGGGTGGGTGCGGCCGAACGGCCTTCGGGTGCGACGAGTGCGCGTCCCCCTCGGCGTCGTCGGCGTCGTCTACGAGAACCGACCGAACGTGACGTCCGACGCGGCCGGGCTGTGCCTCAAGGCGGGCAACGCGGCCTTCCTGCGCGGCTCCGCCGGGGCGCTCGAGTCGAACCAGGCGATCACGGCCGCACTGCGGGCCGGGATCGAGAAGGCCGGCCTGCCGCCGGACGCCGTCGTCCTCGTCGAGGACGTCCGGCACGAGACGGTCGAGGAGTTCGTGCGCCTGCGTGGCGTCATCGACTGTCTCGTGCCTCGGGGCGGCCCCTCGCTCGTCGGGCTCGTCACCGAGCGCGCGACCGTCCCCTACGTCATCGACGGCGACGGGAACTGCCACGTCTACGTCGACGCCAGCGCGGACCTCGCGATGGCCGAGCGCATCGTCGTCAACGCCAAGCTGCAGCGGCCGAGCGTGTGCAACGCGATGGAGACCCTCCTCGTCCACCGCGCCGTCGCGCCGCAGTTCCTCCCGCGCGTCGCCCGGTCGCTGCGGGGGGTCGAGCTCGTCGGCAACCAGGCGGCCCGCGCCGTCCTGCCGGCCATCGGGGCCGCCAGCGAGGAGGACTTCGCCACGGAGTTCCTCGGCCTCAAGCTCGCCGTCGGCGTCGTGGACGACCTCGACGAGGCGATCGCCCACATCGCGCGCTACTCGAGCGGCCACTCCGAGGCGATCGTGACGAGCGACTACGGCGCGGCGGCGCGCTTCGTGGCCGAGGTCGACGCCGCGGCGGTCCTCGTCAACGCCTCGACCCGCTTCGTCGACGGCGGCGAGCTCGGGCTCGGCGCGGAGATCGGGATCTCGACCCAGAAGCTCCACGCCCGGGGACCGATGGGGCTGCGCGAGCTGACGTCGGTGAAGTACGTGATCGAGGGCGACGGCCAGGTGCGCGCGTGA